The Helianthus annuus cultivar XRQ/B chromosome 15, HanXRQr2.0-SUNRISE, whole genome shotgun sequence genomic sequence CACCAACGGCGAAACATTCACCGACAAACAATCATGTTCCATCAATGATCCCTTGTTAAACTCTATTGTGGTCCGGTGGTATGGACTTGCATTGATGGATTAGTCCATTGCTGAAGTTCCTCTTGTTTGTATTCAAAATGTTCATTTTTAGAGGACTTATAAGTATGAAAGCTAATATGTAAGCCGAATCATGAAACCATCCATGCGAGACCCCAAAACATACATGTGCATGGTTTTAGATAAGTTCAGAGCACCATCCTAGATCCTTAGTTTGCAACTAAAGTATATGGATGCTTGTTCTATTGAAATAGAAATATAACCCTGAAAAAAGTACTTTTGTTTCCAATAATCTTTAACTAAAAAACAATTCTGATCTAAAGAATTCTTAGCTTAATGTGACGGGCCAAATGGTTGGAGACCGAGCCTACTTGGAAGCGTGCTTAAACTCGAGGGGTCCTGGTCACTATTCCATATCTTTTCGGAGGGCCTCAATGATTAAGAAAATGTTTATGCCAAAAACGCTTTCATTTCTAGATACCCTATTAGGCGGGACTTAGGATCACTCCCTGATGAGTACAAATTAAGCGCATAACGAAAGAAGTAACCTATAATTATAAACTGGACAAAATAGATGGTCCTTGGGAATTCGTATATGTCGCACGAAAGTTGTGTGTGAAGTTTCACTTCAGGTATAGGTTACGAATCCAAAAGTAGAGAGATGTGTCCTAGAATTGGTTCTCTTCACAATATTCTTGTTTTCTTGCCTTGATCATGTAGTGTAGGGATGGATACGAGAGCAATCACGTGTACCACCTCGTATGTGTAGGAAAACCGTTTCTTCTTCTCTATCTATACTTACGATGTTGGTTGAACGAATTATAGCTTGGCATCTTAAAATAACGATGCGTTCGTGTGTGTATACATGTTATCTTTTAAACACATCCATCTTCGTTGTGTCTTTTTAGACTCTAGGTGTGATATGAGGGGCGGACCTACCGGGGGGTAacctccgctacggcttggctcggaaaaatttgacgtttttagtgtaaattttggaaaaatttgatgttttttcgatttcgttacggcttatttataaaacgttacggcttggcgtgaatcctagatccgccactgtgtGATATCACTTGCATCTTGTCTTTGGAGGCATTATCATTTCAGTTTAATACATACTAGATCATCAAAGACAACTACCTTAATTAACCTCAATATACATCTAGGGACCGCTCGATCTAAAgatagtttctttcatgcgtaTACATAAAAAAATCGTTCATAGTCTAGTCATGTTAAGATGTCATAAGATTGGCCATGCACCGTTACATTCCCAAATTTCACATAGCAACAAAACAATTTAATTTGAGatatttttttaggtttgttCAGTTGAATGAATCTATTGTAAATCACTAATGAGTTTTGATTTTGTTTAGAAAAGTTTCGCCAAACTTCGATTTTTATAATGACATGTTGATACCTATTAATACCAAAAGTACTTTATTAACTTATATAGTCAAGCATTACATTTATGTCATGACATTATTGACATATTGATACCTATTAATACTAAAAGTAATTTTTTGAAAATATTGCAAATTaaatgttttgtttgtttggttgttgttattattgaaGTTTAATTACTTTATCAATTTAATGAAGCTAGAAGTACCTATATTATCAAGTAATTGAGGAATGAAAGGTCCCAAATATGAGTGTGATTTGACACCATCAAAAGCCAGGGCAAAAGCATTGAATGATaacaagaagaaaaaaaaagagagttGTGGAGCAATTTGTCTATCTTTTACCTTTTCTATGAACCGATCATTCACGAGACTCTCACTCAGTCTTCTTGAAAATATTCATACTTTTCTTGATCATGTTGATCATCCACCCATAAAGTTACATGGGTCACCCACAATGCAAGAAAAagccatttcatttatttatttttatatgtaattaaaaatattagagttaaatgtcattttagtccctgtggtttgcgccattttgccagtttagtccaaaggtttgatctttcgtctgtgggtccaatttcaccgttgtcattttagtaCACTGTGtgaacttcatccattttttctgttaacgagaatggcaatttggtcattttatatggccaaattgcccttctagttaacagaattacatataaaatgaccgaattgcccttctcgttaacggaataaatggatgaagttaacctagtgaactaaaatggcaaacagtgaaacctttttggagccacagacgaaaaataaaacctttagactaaactagcaaaatgacccaaaccatagggactaaaattacatttaactcaaaatatattaaatcttCAATCTTTTTAAGAAAAAACAAAGACCCTTGTATAATATTGTTGTTTGCCTGTTGGTGATAATTTGTAGATAATAGTCAATTATGAAACTCCATGACTCCATCATAACTTGTGGATAATTATGAAGCTAGAACTTATAACATACTTTAGAGGTTtcttttttaaataaaatgtgttatgttatattttttgCGGTTTTTGTAGGCCACATAAAGTGTAAACGAATAAAGATTCATGACTGTAGTTAACGGTAATGAATGCAttaatgttatatatatattgtccCGTTTATAAGGTTATTTCTCTTTCTCTTTGTGGACTACAAAAGCCTTGTGAGTATTTCCTTTTCCATTTACCTATATTTATCATGACTTCTTCTCCTTTTTCTTTATTGCAATGCAACTACAACTACTTTTTTCCAAAACAATGTTTCTTTGGCTGGATCATGTAAACAAATCATTGCTCAAGTTTTGACTATGGATCATTCTTCCTTCATCTTTCATTATTTCGGTTCGTTCATGATCATATCCACTCTTTTCGGCGTTTTTTACTTTGAACTTCACCTTCAAAATTCAATCCACACCCCCCTCTTGATCTTGATCACCCCTAGCTTGTATACTATTGTTACTTTGTTAGCTTTTCATGAGTAACTTTGTATGTTATAGTCACGAATCGGATTCGTTTTTAGCATACTCCAACTAGCAATGGGTATTTCTTGTTTTAACCCTctaaggttcaagaagaagaagaaggagaagcCCATTCCATACCCATCGAAAGCGCCATGGAAAAGTGAGATGGAGAACATGGAGAGGAAGAGATTTGACAGTCTTGAATCATGGTCCATGATTTTGGATTCCGAAAATGTTGAAACATGGGAAGTGGCCAAGGAAGATCAAGAAGAATGGACTGCTGATCTTTCACAACTTTTCATAGGGAATAAGTTTGCTTCCGGTGCTCATAGTCGGATTTATAGAGGGATCTACAAGCAAAGGGCTGTGGCTGTCAAGATGGTCAGGATCCCAACTCATAAAGATGAGACAAGAGCCATGCTAGAACAACAATTCAAATCAGAAGTTGCTTTGCTCTCTAGACTATATCATCCCAACATAGTACAGGTAAATATTAACTAATTTTTTTTACTTAACTTCCCTATTTACAAATTAAGTGTGACACAATTTACAACGGTTAATGTGTTTCCAAACGTACATATACGTCTAGAGACATATATACTCTTTGATGTTATGTATGTGGTTAATTAGTTATTGATTGTTAGCCtagttaatttttatttatttgatttatcAGTTACTCGTTAAGTTTATTTATGAGTTATTATTTTATCTTAAGTTTGAATAATAGGATAGTTATTGACGTTTTATCATATTATCATTAGTTGGTTAGTTTTATCATTATTTTTTCATTGTAATATACTAATATCTATTGACAAAGATATATGGTTTTGACGCGCAACTTGTAATGTCGTTAATCATTTGTCTACGTGCATATTGCAGTTTATCGCAGCTTGTAAAAAGCCTCCAGTTTATTGCATCATAACGGAGTACATGTCACAAGGAACCCTGAGAATGTACTTAAACAAGAAAGAGCCCTACTCACTCTCAACCGAGACTGTTTTGAGGCTCGCCCTGGACATATCAAGGGGAATGGAATACCTCCATTCTCAAGGGGTGGTTCATAGAGACCTAAAGTCCAATAACCTGCTCCTTA encodes the following:
- the LOC110910812 gene encoding serine/threonine/tyrosine-protein kinase HT1, producing the protein MGISCFNPLRFKKKKKEKPIPYPSKAPWKSEMENMERKRFDSLESWSMILDSENVETWEVAKEDQEEWTADLSQLFIGNKFASGAHSRIYRGIYKQRAVAVKMVRIPTHKDETRAMLEQQFKSEVALLSRLYHPNIVQFIAACKKPPVYCIITEYMSQGTLRMYLNKKEPYSLSTETVLRLALDISRGMEYLHSQGVVHRDLKSNNLLLNDEMRVKVADFGTSCLETQTQESKGNMGTYRWMAPEMVKEKPYTRKVDVYSFGIVLWELTTALLPFQGMTPVQAAFAVAEKNERPPLPASCQPALAHLIKRCWAAEPSKRPDFTEIVQALEKYDECVREGLPLTPHSGLISKNAILDRFKRCVAIDSNSIPVHA